The proteins below are encoded in one region of Peptoniphilus sp. GNH:
- the rsmI gene encoding 16S rRNA (cytidine(1402)-2'-O)-methyltransferase — protein MIYFCPTPIGNLGDITIRVEEVLRTCDEIYAEDTRTSAKLMNHLKIKKPMFSYHKFNEKKAAEEILKKVDKNIAVISDAGMPGISDPGNSLIRLLIENEIEYTVLPGPCAFVVALVASGFDNDFFSFRGFLDPKSQRRRKELENLKNLESTLIFYEAPHRILEFLKDMREIFGKRRIFIGRELSKTFEDYIHTDLDQVLEEGFLTLKGEFVIVVEKNLEEKVYDLDELLKEKLSEGMSKSEAVKILAKEYGISKNDLYKKSLELK, from the coding sequence ATGATTTACTTTTGTCCTACCCCCATAGGAAATCTTGGCGATATAACTATAAGGGTGGAGGAGGTTTTGAGAACGTGCGATGAAATATATGCAGAAGACACTAGGACATCTGCAAAACTTATGAACCACTTGAAAATCAAAAAGCCCATGTTTTCCTATCACAAGTTTAACGAGAAAAAGGCTGCCGAAGAAATTTTAAAAAAGGTGGACAAAAATATAGCGGTTATTTCAGATGCTGGTATGCCTGGCATTTCTGATCCAGGCAATAGCTTGATAAGGCTTCTAATTGAAAATGAAATAGAGTATACAGTTTTGCCGGGGCCTTGTGCATTTGTTGTTGCTCTTGTGGCTTCCGGCTTTGATAATGACTTTTTTAGCTTTAGGGGATTTTTGGATCCGAAATCCCAAAGGAGAAGGAAAGAGTTGGAAAATTTGAAAAATCTTGAATCGACCTTAATATTTTACGAAGCTCCTCATAGAATTTTAGAATTTTTGAAAGATATGAGGGAAATCTTTGGCAAGAGGAGGATTTTCATAGGAAGAGAGCTTTCCAAGACTTTTGAGGACTACATTCACACAGACCTGGACCAGGTATTAGAGGAAGGTTTTTTGACTTTAAAGGGCGAATTTGTAATTGTAGTTGAAAAAAATTTGGAAGAAAAAGTCTACGATTTGGATGAGCTACTTAAAGAAAAACTAAGTGAGGGTATGAGCAAGTCAGAGGCTGTCAAGATTTTGGCTAAGGAATATGGAATTTCTAAAAATGATTTATACAAAAAATCTTTGGAGTTGAAATGA
- a CDS encoding methyltransferase, translating into MRKDTVPGTDYIIYQAENGFSYSLDSLALTSFARASGICADLGAGTGIISLRIAGSNLVKKVVAVEIQKSYSQMLEESIRENRLDHKIEVLNENVANLKDYFATNSFDTVLINPPYYDNYLKNLTYAKATARHGILDLKEFIKMAKYILKDKGRLYLVGPSTRAPEIFQIFENENIHVKKFCFVKKDEKSKSRVVLIEAIKGSKRGADHLRDILIYEDENYSKDYESIMKNEVIL; encoded by the coding sequence ATGAGAAAAGATACAGTTCCTGGGACTGACTACATAATTTATCAAGCGGAGAATGGTTTTTCCTACTCTTTGGATTCTTTAGCACTTACTTCTTTTGCAAGAGCAAGTGGTATTTGCGCTGATCTTGGAGCGGGAACAGGCATAATAAGTTTGCGCATTGCTGGTTCAAATTTGGTCAAGAAGGTCGTTGCAGTAGAGATTCAAAAGTCATATTCGCAGATGCTAGAAGAATCTATAAGGGAGAATAGACTTGATCACAAGATAGAAGTTTTGAATGAAAATGTTGCCAACTTAAAAGACTATTTTGCCACCAATTCTTTTGACACAGTTTTAATAAATCCGCCCTACTACGACAATTATTTAAAAAATTTGACTTATGCTAAAGCTACAGCAAGGCATGGCATCTTGGACTTAAAAGAGTTTATAAAAATGGCAAAGTACATTTTAAAGGACAAGGGCAGATTATATTTGGTGGGTCCATCTACAAGAGCGCCTGAAATTTTTCAAATTTTTGAGAATGAAAATATCCATGTAAAAAAATTTTGCTTTGTAAAAAAAGATGAAAAATCAAAATCTCGAGTTGTTTTGATAGAGGCCATAAAGGGTTCTAAGAGAGGAGCAGATCACTTGAGAGATATATTGATTTATGAAGATGAGAACTATTCAAAGGACTATGAATCCATAATGAAAAATGAGGTAATATTATGA
- a CDS encoding ATP-binding protein, translated as MMKVLGLTSQQEVYIGSSDRNFRISEFLVVEDRVHGDILGEVVEAKTYNRYLPLDFSGDFIDDDVLKSLSGLGFDVDEDTIFVARLRFFKEAMYPILTGSNVRLPDFEEVKKILLKTDPAKGLVLGVVKNTDDLYKQAEDKYKNLVKIFDDENIKKQNDLPYVFDYKGLHEYPHIGVFGGSGSGKSFGLRVLLEEIMKKKLPTVVLDPHFEMDFEDTTEDEISFDGLFKKLQIGNNVGIDFKTINSYDFKVLVGAIAPITESMENVVDLVFQNFMTEQSLSTLLGDLIEGLALGGEEAIKKKLNEEGLGAEEQQNWLRRLKVFNKYGKSLNINSVKGVMWRFNALRREGVFNNGIELLQEELKSGRVCVIQGSLRTIQVFSTYLLTTLYKKRRAYKDAQFRGEAEDFFPPFFIVTDEAHNFAPKGYESPSGRIIKEIAQEGRKYGVFLVLATQRPTLLNETVTAQLNSKFIFRTVRASDIDTIREETDLSSDEAKRLPYLSSGDVFISSSQLGRTSFVRIRAASTKSPHKDNPFDELEERLSQSNEEFYKIFKQYLPFNELRDGLMVAQRLSRGEETYSQEEILVKVKSLYEAGYIDKEENPIFGTSYKELD; from the coding sequence ATGATGAAGGTTTTAGGACTTACAAGTCAACAAGAAGTTTATATTGGCTCAAGTGATAGAAATTTTAGGATAAGTGAATTTTTAGTTGTAGAAGATAGGGTTCATGGAGATATCCTTGGTGAAGTTGTGGAAGCTAAGACCTATAACCGCTATTTGCCGCTAGATTTTTCGGGAGACTTTATAGATGATGATGTTTTAAAAAGTCTTTCTGGTCTTGGTTTTGATGTGGATGAGGATACTATTTTTGTGGCAAGACTTAGATTTTTCAAAGAGGCCATGTATCCCATATTGACAGGAAGTAATGTAAGACTGCCAGATTTTGAAGAGGTAAAGAAAATTCTTTTAAAGACTGATCCGGCCAAGGGATTGGTTTTGGGAGTTGTAAAAAACACAGATGACTTGTATAAGCAAGCAGAAGATAAGTACAAAAATCTAGTCAAGATTTTTGATGACGAAAATATAAAAAAACAAAACGACCTGCCTTATGTCTTTGATTATAAGGGGCTACATGAGTATCCTCATATAGGAGTCTTTGGAGGATCTGGTTCGGGTAAGTCTTTTGGACTTAGGGTTTTGCTTGAAGAAATCATGAAAAAAAAGCTGCCGACAGTGGTTTTGGATCCTCATTTTGAAATGGATTTTGAAGATACTACAGAAGATGAAATATCTTTTGATGGACTCTTTAAAAAATTGCAAATAGGAAACAATGTGGGCATAGATTTTAAGACGATAAATTCATATGATTTCAAGGTGCTAGTAGGGGCTATTGCTCCCATTACAGAATCCATGGAAAATGTTGTCGATTTGGTATTTCAAAATTTCATGACAGAGCAGAGCCTATCTACACTTTTGGGAGATTTGATTGAAGGCTTGGCACTCGGTGGAGAAGAAGCCATAAAGAAAAAGCTAAACGAAGAAGGCTTGGGAGCAGAAGAGCAACAAAATTGGCTAAGAAGGCTCAAGGTTTTTAACAAATACGGCAAGAGCTTAAACATTAATTCAGTAAAGGGAGTGATGTGGAGATTTAATGCTCTAAGGAGAGAGGGAGTATTTAATAATGGAATCGAACTCTTGCAAGAAGAGCTAAAGTCTGGCAGAGTTTGTGTCATTCAAGGCTCTCTTAGAACTATTCAAGTCTTCTCAACCTACCTTTTGACAACTCTCTACAAAAAGAGAAGGGCCTACAAGGATGCTCAATTTAGAGGTGAGGCTGAGGACTTTTTCCCGCCATTTTTTATAGTAACTGATGAGGCCCATAATTTTGCCCCCAAAGGATACGAATCTCCGTCTGGTAGAATAATAAAAGAAATTGCGCAAGAAGGAAGAAAATATGGTGTATTCTTGGTCTTGGCAACTCAAAGGCCAACTCTTTTAAATGAAACAGTCACAGCCCAATTAAATTCAAAATTCATCTTTAGGACTGTAAGAGCTTCTGACATAGACACAATAAGAGAGGAAACAGATTTGTCTTCTGATGAAGCAAAGAGATTGCCGTATTTGAGTTCGGGAGATGTTTTTATATCATCTTCTCAGCTTGGAAGGACTAGTTTTGTTAGAATAAGAGCAGCATCGACCAAATCTCCCCACAAGGACAATCCTTTTGACGAATTGGAAGAAAGGCTTAGCCAATCAAATGAAGAATTTTACAAAATATTTAAGCAATATTTGCCTTTTAATGAATTAAGAGATGGTTTGATGGTTGCCCAAAGACTTTCAAGAGGGGAAGAAACTTACAGTCAGGAAGAGATTTTGGTAAAGGTCAAGTCGCTTTATGAAGCTGGGTATATAGACAAGGAAGAAAATCCGATTTTTGGAACAAGTTATAAGGAATTAGATTAA
- a CDS encoding energy-coupling factor transporter ATPase — MSILEVKNLSHVYSENTPFARIAIDNVSLKIENGEFIGLVGHTGSGKSTLTQHLNGLLKPTSGDVLVKGRSICKGSTRLTGLRQKVGLVFQYPEHQLFEETVEKDIAFGPINLQLSNDEIKDRVKAAMASVGLDYETFKDSSPFDLSGGQKRRVAIAGVLAMEPEILILDEPTAGLDPRGAREILDEILKIYEERKITIILVSHSMEDVARYTSRMLVMSKGKLVMDGSPRDLFQREDELRSYGLDLPQVKTFMNRLKEKGLEIDNDAITVDEAFEVLKNYLRSKKNA, encoded by the coding sequence ATGTCAATATTAGAAGTTAAAAATTTAAGTCATGTGTATTCAGAGAATACTCCATTTGCAAGAATAGCCATTGACAATGTGAGCTTGAAAATTGAAAATGGGGAGTTTATAGGACTAGTAGGACATACTGGATCGGGTAAGTCAACCCTTACTCAACATCTGAACGGACTTTTAAAACCAACATCAGGTGATGTCTTGGTAAAAGGAAGATCTATCTGCAAAGGCTCTACAAGATTAACGGGCTTGAGGCAAAAAGTTGGTTTGGTCTTTCAATATCCCGAGCATCAACTTTTTGAGGAAACGGTTGAGAAGGATATAGCCTTTGGTCCTATAAATCTGCAACTTTCAAACGATGAGATAAAAGATAGGGTCAAGGCTGCCATGGCTAGTGTGGGTTTAGATTATGAAACTTTCAAAGATTCATCACCCTTTGACCTTTCTGGCGGACAAAAAAGAAGAGTAGCTATTGCTGGAGTTTTAGCAATGGAACCAGAAATTTTGATTCTTGATGAACCAACTGCAGGTTTGGATCCAAGAGGAGCAAGGGAAATCCTGGATGAAATATTAAAAATATATGAAGAAAGAAAAATCACTATCATACTCGTATCTCACAGCATGGAAGATGTAGCCAGATATACATCTAGGATGCTAGTTATGAGTAAGGGAAAGCTTGTAATGGATGGAAGTCCTAGAGACTTGTTTCAAAGAGAAGATGAACTTAGGTCTTATGGTTTAGACCTGCCCCAGGTTAAGACTTTCATGAATAGACTCAAGGAAAAGGGCCTTGAAATCGACAATGACGCCATAACTGTAGATGAAGCTTTTGAAGTTTTGAAAAACTACTTGAGGAGTAAAAAGAATGCTTAA
- the truA gene encoding tRNA pseudouridine(38-40) synthase TruA gives MRNIFLEISYIGSGFFGFQKQPGKRTVESVLQRAIEDTVKHPVKIFYGGRTDRGVHSQGQAVNFYSDTKIDIGNLPQVINYHLPKDVSVIGSKYVDEKFHARYSAKKKHYRYLIYNGRYRNSLYEDRAWHFPFKLDEKNMQRFFDQLTGERDFASFMGKNAVVKDTIRRLDKIEVRRKNNLIIIDFYGKSFLKNMIRIMVGSVVKLSHEKKDIKEIKEILDKTRRGYAGPTAPAHGLYFLEIEY, from the coding sequence TTGAGAAACATATTTCTTGAAATCTCCTATATAGGAAGTGGCTTTTTTGGCTTTCAAAAACAACCGGGCAAGCGAACCGTTGAATCAGTTCTTCAAAGAGCGATTGAGGATACGGTTAAGCACCCGGTAAAAATTTTTTATGGAGGAAGAACTGACAGGGGAGTTCACTCTCAAGGTCAAGCTGTAAATTTTTATTCTGATACAAAAATCGATATAGGAAATCTTCCTCAAGTAATAAATTATCATCTACCCAAGGACGTTTCCGTAATAGGCTCAAAGTATGTAGATGAAAAATTTCATGCTAGATATTCTGCCAAGAAAAAACACTACCGCTATTTAATTTATAATGGCAGGTATAGAAATAGCTTGTATGAGGATAGGGCTTGGCATTTTCCCTTTAAACTCGATGAAAAAAATATGCAAAGATTTTTTGACCAGCTTACAGGAGAAAGAGATTTCGCATCCTTTATGGGCAAAAATGCAGTGGTAAAAGACACAATAAGAAGACTTGACAAGATAGAAGTGAGAAGAAAAAATAATCTTATTATAATAGACTTTTACGGAAAGAGCTTTTTGAAAAATATGATTAGAATCATGGTTGGAAGTGTTGTCAAGTTAAGCCATGAAAAAAAAGATATAAAAGAAATAAAAGAGATATTGGACAAGACCAGAAGGGGGTATGCTGGCCCCACAGCTCCAGCTCATGGATTGTATTTTCTCGAAATTGAATATTAA
- a CDS encoding energy-coupling factor transporter transmembrane protein EcfT, with protein sequence MLKDITIGQYFPSNSIVHKFDPRMKIIVMLIFIISLFFIDSFVPYILVLAYLILVIKTSHLPFSMVIRGIKPLRWIILLTFLINVFFTGGREIFSIWRLHVTYEGLYQAFFMAIRLVFLVVGTSLLTLTTSPIELTDGLESLLMPFKKIGMPAHELAMMMTIALRFIPTLIEETDKITKAQMARGADFESGNILKRARSLVPLLVPLFLNGIQRATELATAMESRCYRGGEGRTKLNELSLKKKDYFLFFGNCAFYALIIVWRFVF encoded by the coding sequence ATGCTTAAAGATATAACTATCGGACAATATTTCCCCAGCAATTCAATAGTTCATAAGTTTGATCCAAGGATGAAAATTATAGTTATGCTCATTTTTATAATATCATTGTTTTTTATAGATTCTTTTGTGCCATATATTCTCGTATTGGCATATTTGATTCTTGTAATAAAGACATCTCACTTGCCATTTTCTATGGTCATAAGAGGAATAAAGCCTTTGAGATGGATAATTTTGCTGACATTTTTAATAAATGTATTTTTCACAGGTGGCAGGGAAATTTTTTCTATATGGCGACTACATGTTACCTATGAGGGCCTTTATCAAGCTTTTTTTATGGCTATAAGACTAGTATTTTTAGTAGTTGGGACTTCGCTTTTGACTTTGACAACTTCGCCTATCGAGCTTACTGATGGATTGGAGAGCCTCTTGATGCCCTTTAAAAAGATTGGAATGCCAGCTCACGAATTGGCAATGATGATGACAATAGCGCTCAGATTTATACCAACTCTTATTGAAGAAACGGATAAAATAACAAAGGCTCAGATGGCAAGAGGGGCAGATTTCGAGTCGGGAAACATTTTAAAAAGAGCAAGAAGCCTTGTGCCACTTTTGGTGCCTTTATTTTTAAATGGCATTCAAAGGGCGACAGAGCTTGCAACAGCGATGGAGTCCAGATGCTATCGAGGTGGCGAAGGAAGGACAAAATTAAATGAATTAAGTCTTAAAAAGAAGGACTATTTCTTATTTTTCGGCAATTGTGCCTTCTATGCACTTATAATTGTATGGAGGTTTGTATTTTGA
- a CDS encoding energy-coupling factor transporter ATPase → MIEIKNLSFRYEEDKDYVLKNININIKEGEFVAILGHNGSGKSTLSKLINGIFNPTEGQILVDGMDTRDEEKIWDIRSRAGMVFQNPDNQIVATLVEEDVAFGPENLGVESKEIRKRVDKCLEIVGMSDYKRQAPHLLSGGQKQRVAIAGILAMSPRYIVMDEPTAMLDPQGRQEVMDTVLKLNKEENKTIVLITHFMNEAVMADRVIVMNDGEIFLKGSPKEVFSNVKEIRSLGLDVPQVTELAYRLNNEGYDFPKDILTVEDLVDKVCQY, encoded by the coding sequence ATGATCGAAATAAAAAATTTGAGTTTTCGCTATGAAGAAGACAAGGACTATGTATTAAAAAATATAAATATAAATATAAAAGAGGGCGAGTTTGTAGCTATACTGGGTCACAATGGATCTGGCAAATCGACCCTATCAAAACTTATAAATGGGATTTTCAATCCGACAGAGGGTCAAATTTTGGTAGACGGTATGGATACCCGAGATGAAGAGAAAATTTGGGATATAAGGTCTCGAGCTGGGATGGTCTTTCAAAATCCAGACAATCAAATTGTCGCTACCCTAGTTGAAGAAGATGTAGCTTTTGGTCCTGAAAATTTAGGGGTCGAATCAAAAGAAATTAGAAAAAGGGTAGACAAGTGCCTTGAGATTGTCGGCATGAGCGACTATAAAAGACAAGCCCCCCATCTTCTTTCTGGTGGGCAAAAGCAAAGAGTAGCAATTGCAGGAATTTTAGCAATGAGTCCTCGGTATATAGTAATGGATGAACCGACTGCTATGCTTGATCCTCAAGGAAGGCAGGAGGTCATGGATACAGTTTTGAAATTGAACAAGGAAGAAAACAAGACCATTGTTCTTATAACTCATTTTATGAATGAGGCTGTAATGGCTGATAGGGTTATTGTCATGAATGATGGAGAGATTTTTTTAAAGGGTAGTCCTAAAGAGGTCTTTTCCAATGTAAAAGAAATAAGAAGTTTAGGCTTGGATGTCCCCCAAGTTACAGAGCTTGCATATAGACTTAACAATGAGGGGTATGATTTTCCCAAAGACATTTTGACTGTGGAAGATTTGGTGGATAAGGTATGTCAATATTAG
- a CDS encoding DNA double-strand break repair nuclease NurA, translated as MIISDIRQELLQLNKSINDKYREIFNLSDQEFKDRLSDVGSFKKLSKLPEEKLKKFGKICAIDGSVNKKGGAYPHYLQIFRAVGLLGRDENVELARIYSPIRDGGSEREDQSTKILAQLEVEVGIKAIEEKSPSLIIMDGGLIRYKIDAGKVWEDFRAKALARGVILCGVIKDIKTKIISSAFKMDNLSYDRELLYGKLNYKDLMLIKETHSKKFYEGLSSAFLRPARDVNVIGIDILNEQKDHLEEISNLIYSLVPSSSRGVPLILDMVDRQCKVSDKFIDRICQDNLDRDIYEKFFISERDKR; from the coding sequence ATGATTATTAGCGATATAAGACAAGAGCTTTTACAATTAAATAAATCTATAAATGATAAGTACAGGGAAATTTTTAATTTAAGCGATCAGGAATTTAAAGATAGGCTAAGTGATGTGGGCAGTTTTAAAAAGCTTAGCAAACTGCCAGAAGAAAAATTGAAAAAATTTGGAAAAATCTGTGCGATTGACGGCTCTGTAAATAAGAAAGGGGGAGCTTATCCCCACTATCTGCAAATATTTAGGGCTGTTGGGCTTTTGGGCAGGGATGAGAATGTGGAATTGGCAAGAATTTATAGTCCTATTAGGGATGGAGGCTCTGAAAGAGAAGATCAATCCACAAAGATTCTTGCTCAACTTGAGGTTGAAGTTGGGATAAAAGCCATTGAAGAAAAAAGCCCCAGTCTTATAATAATGGACGGAGGACTTATAAGATATAAGATTGATGCTGGAAAGGTATGGGAAGATTTTAGAGCTAAGGCCCTTGCAAGGGGAGTCATCCTTTGCGGTGTCATAAAAGATATAAAAACTAAGATAATTTCTTCGGCATTTAAGATGGATAATCTCAGCTATGATAGAGAGCTTCTCTACGGCAAGTTAAACTATAAAGATCTCATGCTCATAAAAGAAACTCATTCTAAAAAATTTTACGAAGGTCTTTCGTCAGCCTTTTTAAGACCGGCAAGAGATGTAAATGTCATAGGAATAGATATATTAAACGAGCAAAAAGACCATTTGGAGGAGATTTCAAATTTGATTTATTCACTCGTTCCATCATCTTCAAGGGGAGTGCCTCTCATTTTGGATATGGTGGATAGGCAATGCAAGGTGAGCGATAAGTTTATAGATAGAATTTGCCAAGACAATTTGGATAGAGATATATATGAGAAATTTTTTATTTCGGAGAGGGACAAGAGATGA
- a CDS encoding DUF4153 domain-containing protein → MAYLTKIKGRLSNLFSSFIRFPLPMLSVCIAAVFYIIEISSINANNNQEFRYFKLGCLFVFICALTAFLRLLSEGLTYNISYEEYRVRNFKISIIAYILAIPVIFGVYKLLFEANVYMPNYKYFGSLILFAIGCFYIGKISYHEDYIAYVMEILYSLVTSIVYSLVVYIGICAIYFAANKLLGLSFSRNFYEKAAIIAFLPFAGAVFLSGFPTNSRSLNDYNFPKVLKVLFTYIILPIFSVYMGILYLYFGKILIQRDLPQNIITNLVLWFEIFLILFNFFISHIKDVKILEKFRRLSPILSLPLLGMMFFSMWLRVSQYGFTINRYFVLMMGVFVFSANLYLTIYKKSSNIALPIIFTILLSVSLFGPLSAEAVSLDSQANRLMKALERNNMVNGGKIIPNTEISKNDKEIILSSLEYLNRNDEMSAIKVLPENFKMADVEEVFGFQRVGVNCGLGNKPIYYDLNSGDFTLNVDGYTKLTHIMISNDTSVAYAYGALRFICKNNKLNIYKIVDEKPDTIAEIDINQLKNRVKAFKEANSKISPEDLEIKGDYENMKYKLIFDHLSISEDLQDYNLYFYFLTDR, encoded by the coding sequence ATGGCGTATTTAACTAAAATCAAGGGAAGATTGTCAAATCTATTCAGTTCATTTATAAGATTTCCCCTGCCCATGCTTTCTGTTTGTATAGCGGCAGTTTTTTATATAATTGAGATTTCAAGTATAAATGCCAACAATAATCAAGAGTTTAGATATTTTAAGTTGGGCTGTCTATTCGTATTTATATGCGCTCTTACAGCATTTTTGAGACTTTTGAGCGAGGGCCTCACTTATAACATAAGCTATGAAGAATACAGGGTAAGGAATTTTAAGATTTCTATTATTGCATATATTTTGGCTATTCCTGTAATATTTGGTGTTTATAAATTGCTTTTTGAGGCAAATGTTTATATGCCAAATTACAAGTATTTTGGGTCTTTAATTTTGTTTGCAATCGGATGTTTTTATATAGGAAAAATTTCCTATCACGAGGACTATATAGCCTATGTTATGGAGATTCTGTATTCACTTGTGACTTCTATTGTGTATTCTCTTGTTGTCTACATTGGAATTTGTGCAATTTATTTTGCGGCAAACAAGCTTTTAGGCCTTAGCTTTTCAAGAAATTTTTATGAAAAAGCGGCGATTATTGCCTTTTTGCCATTTGCAGGAGCGGTTTTTCTTTCGGGTTTTCCGACAAATAGCAGATCTTTAAACGATTATAATTTTCCTAAAGTATTGAAGGTTTTATTTACTTATATAATTTTGCCCATATTTTCTGTATATATGGGAATTTTGTACCTCTACTTTGGAAAGATTTTAATTCAAAGAGACCTTCCGCAAAATATCATAACAAATCTAGTTCTCTGGTTTGAAATTTTCCTAATATTATTTAATTTTTTCATAAGTCATATAAAAGATGTCAAGATATTGGAAAAATTTAGACGATTATCACCCATATTAAGCCTACCTCTTTTGGGCATGATGTTTTTTTCTATGTGGCTTAGAGTTAGTCAATATGGATTTACTATAAATAGGTATTTTGTTCTTATGATGGGAGTATTTGTTTTTTCAGCAAATTTATATCTCACAATCTATAAGAAGTCTTCCAACATAGCTTTGCCAATTATTTTTACAATTTTACTTTCTGTAAGCTTATTTGGCCCGCTTTCAGCTGAGGCTGTATCTCTAGACTCTCAGGCAAATAGACTTATGAAAGCCTTGGAGAGAAACAATATGGTAAATGGTGGCAAGATAATACCTAATACAGAAATATCCAAAAATGATAAGGAAATTATCCTATCATCTTTAGAATATCTGAATCGAAATGATGAAATGTCAGCTATAAAAGTCTTGCCTGAAAACTTTAAAATGGCGGATGTGGAAGAAGTCTTTGGGTTTCAACGTGTTGGTGTCAATTGTGGTTTGGGAAATAAGCCAATTTATTATGATTTAAATTCTGGAGACTTTACCCTCAATGTCGATGGCTACACCAAGCTTACTCATATAATGATTTCAAATGATACCAGTGTAGCATATGCATATGGGGCGCTGAGGTTCATTTGCAAAAATAATAAGTTGAACATATATAAAATTGTTGATGAAAAACCGGATACGATTGCTGAAATTGATATAAACCAATTGAAAAATAGGGTTAAGGCTTTTAAGGAGGCCAACTCTAAAATAAGTCCAGAGGATTTGGAAATCAAGGGAGATTACGAAAATATGAAATACAAATTGATTTTTGATCATTTGAGTATTTCTGAAGATTTGCAAGATTATAACTTGTATTTTTATTTTTTGACTGATAGGTGA